The genomic stretch CAGCACGGGCACGGCAGGTCTGTCTCTGGAACTGGATTTAGCCAGGAGGACACCCAGAATGTTGAAGTAGCAGCATGGAGGAAACATTGAAATCTTCAGCTCCTGAATTTGGTCTCTGCTTCACACAAAGACATCTCAGTCCCACCTTCTGCATCCACAGCAGGCTCCCACAGAAAGGAGAGAAGCTTCTTCCTAAACCTCCAGGTTTgatcctgcccagcctggagtcTCACACCAACACTTGCACAATGATCTGCAGGTGACACGTGACAGCTTGAGAGAGCAAGAGGAGGATAAATATTCTTCATCATAATATAAATATGCTGTAGAACATCTCAACAAAGgcaaagtgcttttttttttccttaattaaaacaaaacaaaaaacctaaagAAAACTTGTCTCAACCACGACAGAAGATTTGACTCCTAAAACATCTGAACGGTCTAAGTGACGCTTGAAGTGACATTAAAGTGATGATTAAAGTGATGCAGGCAGGGCTCAGTCCTTGGGCACTCTGAAGTTGTCCTTCTCTTTCCTGATGGCCCCCATGACCCGCACAGGGTCGCTCTCCCCAGCGTGCTCCTGGACTGActtctccctgccaggaggaagagcagggtCAGGATGGAATCCCAGCTGTGGAGCACCAGGGGCAGGGCTCAAGGCTGCACTCAGCATCCAACACTGGGCTTTGGCACAGCTCTCAGCCTGGTTTCAAGGCTCGGGAGGAAATGGGActcctgtgcctctgctggatgaaggacaggacacagcaaagcctgctctgcctcctgagTCAGGGAAGgatgctcagcacagcccccagaTGCAGGAACcttctggcagcacaggcagtgagAGCCCTggaggcagccaggcagggatgtgggaggcactgggacatTTCCCCCTTGCCACAGCCCCCCAGGCAGGGGCTCCCTACCTCACTCTCATGAAGGGGTTGTAGGTGAACTCCTCAGCGATGGTGGAGGGGATGGTGGGCTCTCCACTGTCGTACTGGGCCTGCAaagagggacacagagctgctccaccaggaattctggggagcagggagtgcccTGGACAGAGCAGGAGCTTCCAGGCAGGGAACAGCAAACTGTGGACACAGCCAAACCCTGCTCCCTGCAACACAgcatcctgcagctcctggccctcagctccctctgctctccccagcactgtctcctctcctgcagctcctgggcaaggctctgtgtgcagggaaggaggagcagctcaCCTTGGCCCAGGCCAGCTTCTCCTGGATGCTGGGGTTCCTGGGCTCCACGTGCCGAGCAAACTTGAGGTTGTTGATGGTGTACTCGTGGCCACAGAAAACCCtctgggaagaggaagggacagtgacactgggCACTCCAAAGGCACCAAGGGGGACTGccaggtgccaccagcacagcagggacaacACACTCAACCCAACACCCCCAAATGGAGACAGGCACAAGTGCCAGACTCAGCAGGCAGGACAAGCTGCCAGCAGAACAGATGAGAGAGCCCCATGTCCCAGCCTTTAATaaccagccccagctccttccccacaaAGCACAAACACATTTGGGGCAGGCCAATCCtctccagggcactgcagccatccagcagcacagaactcCTGCAAGCATCCACTCCTTGCACACACCAGAgtctccctgcacagcagcaccctcagggTGTTTGTGTGCTCTGTGGGCTGGCTCACTCACACAAAAGGAGAGCTTTGTACCGTTCTGGGGTCCAGGCTGCCCAAAATCTCAATCAGTGCCTTGTACATCTCTTCCGGGGTGCCCTCGAAGAACTTCCCGCAGCCAGCCACGAACAGGGTGTCACCTGCAGGGGTGACATGGCATCAGGCCCACAGCAGGCTGCCCACACCAGCCtgagggctcagccctgccactgctgccccagcacagcagcaggagcacggggacagccaggctgtgccacacCACCACTGGGGGCACAGGCAGCCTCACCAGACACCTCCTGCCAGCACCTCCTACCTGTGggcagcccctgtcccctgctgtccctcctaCAGGGGACAAGAACACTTGTTCTTTGCTGTGAACCTGAACAAAGGTGAGTCACCTCTATTTGCTGCCCAGTGCTCCCTAAACTCTTGTTTAAGGCTCTTTCTCTTCCATGCAGGAGCTTCTGTGAGCTCTGGAGAACACAGGGAtgaagcacagccccagggaaggggaATCCTTCTCCCCAAACCAGGATCCAGGCCCTGGCCACCAGCAGTGGAGCACCAGCCCTCCCTGAGTCCCCtactctctcctctctctgctgtcAGACCTGAGCACAGATATATGGAAAAGCAACAGGGTTTGGGATCAGCCAGTTTGGCCTCAAACAGGAAACCAACAGCtcccttttccaggaaaaaaaatgctggatGTAGGACTCATCCAGGACTCACTCCTGATGCTgcctgcagggtgggcagccctggcttaCAAACCCAGAGGGgcttccccagctccacctACAGCTCCTGCTTGGAAAGGGGAGCAAGATGTGGGTGTtaagcagctgccctggcaggaagggagggatggcagggatgCACATCCAGAGCCAGAGGCACCCAGGCAGAGGGGGAGCTTCTGTTTTTGCAAGGGAACCTCCCAACTCCTCACCTGTAAAAACTGCAGGTGGCTCGGAGCTATTTGGCTTAGTCACATAATAACAGATGTGTCCCGAGGTGTGACACGGCGTACTGAGGCATTTCACACTCAGAGATCCCACCTGGGAAGAAGGCACAACACTAAAACTGAAGCTGCAATGGCATGGTTAGAAAAGAATTGCTACTCTCAGTGCTCCAATGCTCCTAAATCTGCCCCAGTCTGgccaggaagctgcagctctgctcctgggagagcccagggagggagggctggcagggagctgtttCCTCCAAGCAGGTGTCCTGACAAAGGGAACTGCCAGATCCTTTCATTTCCATGCACAGGGACTCAaagcctggctggcagcaggagccaacAGAGAATCCTAAACAAAGCTGATTGAGTGTGAA from Haemorhous mexicanus isolate bHaeMex1 chromosome 17, bHaeMex1.pri, whole genome shotgun sequence encodes the following:
- the LOC132335337 gene encoding hydroxyacylglutathione hydrolase, mitochondrial isoform X2, which encodes MKVEILPALTDNYMYLLIDQDTREAAIVDPVQPQKVLDAVKKHGVKLTSVLTTHHHWDHAGGNEKLVKMEPGLRVYGGDSRVGALTHRVSHLTALKVGSLSVKCLSTPCHTSGHICYYVTKPNSSEPPAVFTGDTLFVAGCGKFFEGTPEEMYKALIEILGSLDPRTRVFCGHEYTINNLKFARHVEPRNPSIQEKLAWAKAQYDSGEPTIPSTIAEEFTYNPFMRVREKSVQEHAGESDPVRVMGAIRKEKDNFRVPKD
- the LOC132335337 gene encoding hydroxyacylglutathione hydrolase, mitochondrial isoform X1 — translated: MLRGGWRALGTALAAGAVLGAVLRAGPAQLRAKFLHTEHELREAKTVSQADMKVEILPALTDNYMYLLIDQDTREAAIVDPVQPQKVLDAVKKHGVKLTSVLTTHHHWDHAGGNEKLVKMEPGLRVYGGDSRVGALTHRVSHLTALKVGSLSVKCLSTPCHTSGHICYYVTKPNSSEPPAVFTGDTLFVAGCGKFFEGTPEEMYKALIEILGSLDPRTRVFCGHEYTINNLKFARHVEPRNPSIQEKLAWAKAQYDSGEPTIPSTIAEEFTYNPFMRVREKSVQEHAGESDPVRVMGAIRKEKDNFRVPKD